A window from Primulina huaijiensis isolate GDHJ02 chromosome 11, ASM1229523v2, whole genome shotgun sequence encodes these proteins:
- the LOC140987776 gene encoding proteasome subunit alpha type-7-like has product MEAGNRASTTVKTRYDRAITVFSPDGHLFQVEYALEAVRKGNAVVGVRGVDTIVLAIEKKSTPKLQDSRSERKIVNLDDHIALASAGLKADARVLINRARIECQSHKLTIEDPVTVEYITRYIAGLQQKYTQSGGVRPFGLSTLIIGFDPHTATPSLYQTDPSGTFSAWKANATGRNSNSIREFLEKNYKETSGQETVKLAIRALLEVVESGGKNIEVAVMTKETGLRQLEEAEIDAVVAEIEAEKAAAEAAKKAPSTKET; this is encoded by the exons ATGGAGGCCGGAAATAGGGCGTCAAC AACAGTGAAAACGCGCTACGACAGAGCAATAACGGTGTTCTCGCCGGACGGCCACCTTTTCCAGGTGGAATACGCCCTCGAAGCCGTTCGTAAAGGTAACGCCGTCGTAGGTGTTCGAGGCGTTGACACCATCGTGCTTGCCATCGAGAAAAAGTCTACTCCTAAGCTTCAGGATTCTAG ATCTGAGAGGAAGATTGTGAATTTAGATGATCACATTGCATTGGCGTCCGCTGGACTAAAAGCAGATGCTCGTGTCCTCATCAACAGGGCGCGTATTGAATGCCAGAGCCATAAGCTTACTATTGAGGATCCCGTGACAGTCGAATACATCACTCGGTACATTGCTGGGCTTCAGCAAAAGTACACACAAAGTGGTGGTGTGAGACCTTTTGGCCTCTCAACATTGATTATTGGGTTTGATCCACACACAGCTACTCCATCACTCTATCAGACAGATCCATCTGGGACATTTTCTGCATGGAAAGCAAATGCCACTGGGAGGAACTCAAACTCTATACGGGAGTTCTTGGAGAAGAATTACAAGGAAACATCTGGGCAAGAGACGGTGAAGTTAGCCATTCGTGCTTTACTAGAG GTTGTCGAGAGTGGCGGAAAAAACATTGAAGTGGCGGTGATGACTAAAGAAACGGGACTGCGGCAGCTTGAAGAAGCTGAAATTGATGCCGTTGTTGCTGAAATTGAAGCTGAAAAAGCCGCTGCTGAGGCTGCTAAGAAAGCCCCTTCGACAAAGGAAACTTAG